The region TACCCGCATGAAGGTGGTCGAGGTCGAAGATGGTATGAAGGTGACGCCTGACACTGTCTTCGTCATTCCTCCCAACTCGTACATGGCAACATTGAATGGGAAGCTCCATCTCTTTGAACCCCCGGCTCCCACTGGCCACCGAATGCCGATAGACTTCTTTTTCCGGTCCCTCGCGGAGGATCAGAAGGAGCGGGCGATTTGCGTGGTGCTGTCCGGAACGGGAACCGAAGGGACCCTCGGGTTGCGGGCCGTCAAAGGCGAGGGCGGTATGTGCATGGTTCAGGAACCGGAATCGGCCAAGTACGACGGGATGCCCAGAAGCGCCATATCCACGGGCATGGTAGACTACATACTGCCGCCGGACAAGATGCCCAGGCAGCTCGCCGCGTACGTCGAACACGCGTTCGGCCCGGGCCGCCGAAAGCGCGTCATTCGTCTTCCACACGCACCGGACTTGCTCGAAAAAATATTCATTGCCGTCAGAACTCGCACAGGGCATGACTTCTCGGACTACAAGCGCAGCGCTGTGCTCCGACGCATTCAGAGAAGGCTGGCTGTCCATCAACTTGACAATCTGAAGGACTACCTCTCTTACGTACAGAATAACCCCCAGGAATCAGAAACTCTCTTCAGAGAGTTTCTCATCGGGGTGACAAATTTCTTCCGAGACCCGGACGCATTTGAAGTCCTCAAGAACCCCCTGACTTCTTTGCTTAAGAAACGTGGGAGCGGCCAGCCGGTGAGAATTTGGGTTCCGGGGTGCGCTACAGGCGAGGAGGCCTATTCAATTGCCATGATCCTTCGGGAGGTCATGGACAAGCTCAAGAAGAACTTCGCGGTCCAGATTTTCGCCACCGACATCAGTGCGACAGCCGTAGAAACAGCTCGTAGAGCCATGTATCTGGGCAATATTAGTATTGATGTCCCGCCCGAGCGCCTGAAGCGGTTTTTTGTGATGGAGGACAATTCGTATCGAGTGAGCAAAGATATTCGCGACATGATCGTGTTTGCCGTGCAAGACGTGACCAAAGACCCGCCCTTTTCCAAAATAGATCTTATAAGCTGTAGAAACCTCCTGATATACTTTGAGCAGGAGCTGCAGAAAAAAGTCCTCTGGCGGTTTCATTACTCCCTGATACAAGAAGGCCTTCTTTTTCTTGGCGGTTCGGAATCCGTCGACGGGTTGGTGAACGTATTTCCTGCCGTGGATAGAAAGTCAAAGATCTTCCGGCACAGTTACTCACCGTCACGCCGGGTAATGATTGAGTTTGAGGTCCCCCCCGTGATTGGAGTTGCCCGGTCGTCGCGGGAGGAGGCACCCGCTCAGGTTGTCGAGAAGATCAGCTATCGCGAGTGGGTGGAAAAGACGATGCTGGAAAACTACTCCCCAGCGGGAGTGATCGTCGACGAGAAGAGCGACATCGTATATGTCCACGGCAGGACGGGAAAATATCTGGAACCGGCCTCCGGGCAATTCCGCGGCAACGTGGTCGACATGGCCCGTGAAGGCCTGAAATTGGAGCTTGCCCATGCTATGCGAAAAGCCGCGTCTGAAGGAAATGAGGTGCGCTGCGCAGGTTTGCGGGTAAAAACAAACGGCGTACAGCAATTGATCAATTTGGTGGTGAAGCGTATCGAAGAGCCTCCTCCCATGAAAGGGCTATTGATGGTGGTCTTTGAAGATCTGAGACCCGAAACAACCGAAGAAGAGGGCGGCAAAACGGGCGCGGCCTTGCGAGGTCGCGGCCGGAAACGGATCCAGGAGCTGGAGCACGAACTCAGGTCCACCAGAGAATATCTTCAGACGACTATCGAAGAGCTGGAATCCTCAAACGAGGAACTCAAGTCAACGAACGAAGAGCTTCAGTCTTCCAATGAGGAGCTTCAGAGCACCAACGAAGAGTTGGAGACCTCCAAGGAAGAGCTGCAATCCCTAAACGAAGAGCTGGTGACGGTAAACGCGGAATTGCAGCAGAAGATAGATGAGCTGTCAGAGGCCAGCGGCGATATGGCCAACCTCTTGGCGAGCACGGGAATAGGCACCATATTTTTGGACATCAACTTTAATATTCGACGTTTCACCCCTACCATAAAGAAGATTATCAACCTGATCCCGACAGACGTTGGCCGCCCGGTCAGCCACATTGCCTCCAATCTAAATTATGGCGATCTTGTCGAGGATGCGGAAAATGTCCTCAACACCCTTGTCCCCAAAGAAGCGCAAGTCAAAGCAAAGGACGGTAAATGGCATCTGATGCGAATCATGCCTTACCGCACCCTGGACGACGTGATAGACGGCATTGTGGTTACTTTTACGGATATCACCGCGCTCAAGGAAATGGAGCAGGCCGCGCAGTGCGGGCGCGAAATGTCCGAAGCCATTGTCAACACTGTGCATGAGCCTCTGCTGGTCCTGGATGAAGACTTGAGGGTTATTTCAGCCAACCATTGGTTTTACCGGAGCTTTCAGGTAACAGCGAAAGAAACGGAAGGAAAGCGGCTTTACGATTTGGGCAACCGTCAATGGGACATTCCGGCGTTGCGAGATTTGCTGGAAAAAATCCTTCCTAAGAAGACCGTAGTAGAGGACTTCAGAGTGGAGCACGAGTTTGAGACAATAGGGAAACGGGTAATGCTGGTTAACGCCAGGTGTCTCGAAATCTCCCCTGAGTTCCCGCAAATGATCCTGATGGCTCTGGAAGATATTTCCGAGAAGAAATCTAATGCCGCATCTGAATGACGGTAAATTGGGTATCTGTTCTAGATGGACCGGCAGGGACGCCAGCCCTACGAGGACCATTGCTCAAATCACTAACTTGATTCCGACCGGCAATCTTAAATATTCGTAGCTACCGGCCTCCGTCGTAGCTACCGGCCTCCGTCGTAGCTACCGGCCTCCGTGCCGGTAGTATGAAAAAAACATCCCAACCTGCCTTCGGGCATGGCCGGCAGGGACGCCGGCCCTACGAGGAGAATTGCTCAAACCATCGCTTGATTTCGACCAACAATCTTAAATATTCGTAGCTACCGGCCTCCGTGCCGGTAGTCTATGAACAAACAAACCAATCAATAAGGACCATCGGCATTTCATGAAGACCCCGATCCTGACTATATACAAGAGAAGGCTTCCGCACTGGCGATTGGACGGTTCCATTTATTTTATCACTTGGCGTTTGGCCGCTTCGCAGCCCCCGCTCCAACCCGAGGAAAGAAACCTTGTAGCAGATGCGGTAAAGGACTTCGCCGGGGTGCGATACGATTTGTTGGCATACGTTGTGATGGATGACCACATGCATGTTCTGGCGGCGCCCATCGAGAAATTCTCATTGGAGGAAATTGTCCACACCTGGAAATCCTTTACAGCCAATAGACTGCAAAGAAATTTTGGGAGAACCGGAAGGATTTGGCAGAACGAGTACTTTGATAGGATTGTTAGAGACGAAGAAGAACTTACAGCCAAGGTCAATTATATTTCGCAGAACCCTGCAAGAAGGTGGCCTGAACTTGAGGAATACGAGTGGGCCTGGTGTGATGTCTCGTGGTGAGGAGGCCGGCAGGGACGCCGGCCCTACGATAGGAATTGGGAAGCCGCGCATCCACACCATGGCAAGCGCTAAAACCAATGCCCGACTATGAAGAATCCTCCATATTCGTAGCTACCGGCCTCCGTGCCGGTAGCCTGAGCAAACAAACCAACCTGGCTTCGAGCTAGGCCGGCAGGGACAACCGCCCTTTCGCCTTTACATTGATCTTGCGAGGAGCTATAATTTATTGTATATACTAGTTTAAATTATTAATTTCCTGTTTAGCTCGACTTATTAGGAGCCGACCCAGTTTCCGTTTGATTCCGGCAGGACTAAAGCGAATGCCACAAGAATTAGTGTTAGAAGCCGACCGGTGAATAATGAAACATCGTGACGATCCAGAGAAGAAGCCCGCGACTCTCAGGGAATACGCAGAGAATAAACTACATCAAACTTCCGCGCTAGACGTAGATCCATCGAACTTATCCCCAGAGCACATGCGAGAGGTGATCCACGAGTTGCAGGTCCATGAGATCGAACTCCGGATGCAAAACGAGGAGCTTCTTCGGGCAGAGTTGGAACTTGCGGAGGCACGGGACAAGTACCGGGATCTCTTCGACTCTGCGCCTGTCGGATACTTTACTCTCGATCCTAAGGGCCTGATAATGGAGGCCAACATCGTCGGAGCCGGCCTCTTGGGGGCGGATGCAAGCTCTCTGATAAAACAGCCGTTGTCGCGCTTTGTCCACGAAGACGACCGCAACGCGTATTTCATGTGTTTTAAGAGGATGGCCGAGGACGTAGACGCCGAGAGTTGCGACCTCAGGTTTGTCAGCCTCAGCGGATCGGTTTTCGATGCCCACCTGGACTCCCTGGCCGTCAAGACTCTTGAGGGCCGTACCAGCGAAGTTCGAATTGCGGCGTCGGACATAACGGATCGCAAACGCGGGGAGGAGACGCTGCTCCGTACCACCAGGGCCCTGAGAACTCTGAGCGAGTTCGGTCGAGCCCTCGCACGCGCCACAGACGAATCATCCCTGTTGGACGCAGCCTGTCGCGTCATTGTTCAGGCCGGCGGCTATCGCATGGCCTGGGCAGGGTTTGCGGTAGATGACCGGGCCAAGACCGTGCAGCCGGTCGCGCATGCAGGATTTGAGAATGGATATTTGCGGGCAGCCGGAGTGACATGGGATGAAAACAAGCCAAGCGGCCAAGGACCTATGGGACAGGCGATACGAACCGGTAAAAGCAGTATTTTGAGGGACTTGTCAGAATGCCCTCCCCTCGCGGCGTACTGGCCTGAGACATCCAAACGAGGTTATGTGTCGCTTATGGCGTTGCCTCTGTTCGTGGAGGGCCAGGTCATAGGAGGGCTGGCCGTCTGGTCGACGAATCCGGATGCTTTTGACGGGGAAGAAGTAGATCTTCTGGAACAATTGGCCGAGGATTTGAGTTTCGGGATTGGGGCTTTGAGGTCGCGAGCCAAAAGGGAAGAGACCGAGGAAGCCCTGGCACTTCAGGCCGAGGAGTTGGCACGGTCAAATCTAGAGTTGAAACAATTCGCGTACGTGGCTTCACATGACCTCCAGGAGCCTTTGCGCAACCTCATCAGTTGCGTTCAACTGCTGGACAAGAAATTCAAAGATCGGCTCGGATCCGAGGCCGATAAGTACATTGGGTACGCGGTGGATTCCGCTGCAAGGATGCAGGCCCTTATAGAGGCATTGCTGGCCTACTCGCGTATAGGGACCCTTGCCAAGCCTTTCAAGCTCGTAGATTGCCAAAAAGTCATCGAATCAAGCCTCGCGAATCTCCGTACCGCGATCTCCGAGAGTCAGGCCGTCGTAACCTATGATCCGCTACCAAGATTAACGGCCGACGAGATGCAATTGACCCAACTATTTCAGAACCTGCTCGGCAATGCCATCAAATTCCGGGCTGATAAGCCGCCGAAAATCCATGTGTCCGCGGCCGAACATGAAGGCGAATGGGTGTTTTCCATCGAAGACAACGGCATCGGATTCGAGAAGGAATATGCGGATCGCATTTTCAGTATCTTCCAGCGCTTGCACACACGAACGGAATACGAGGGAACCGGAATCGGATTGGCTATCGCCAAGAAGATTGTGCAACGTCACGGAGGGCGGATCTGGGTCGAATCCGAATACGGTAAGGGCTCCACCTTTTACTTCACCATACCGGCTCAAGCCATCGACCAATAGTCGGCCGGGAGGGCCTGTCCCACCAGGACCTGTCCCGCCGGTGTTAGCCCTTCGACTGCGTTTTTGAGGGCTTGCCGGTTCGAGAGGTATTATGGTGGGACAGGCATCTTGCCTGTCACGTCTTAAAAAAGGGGCTCTTCCCATATGGAGACACCTGAATTCACAACTTGCCGGCGGAAACTCCCGCATTGGCGAATGCAAGGTTGTGTTTACTTTGTTACCTGGCGTCTTGCAAAGCCCCAGCCTCCTCTCCATCCCGACGAAAAGACTTTAGTGGTCGACACGATCAGACATTTCGATGGCCTGCGGTACGAACTGCTTGCCTATGTCGTCATGGATGATCATGTGCATGTGCTGGTGCTTCCGTTGTCCACACATGCCCTGCACCAGATACTTCATTCGTGGAAGTCGTTTACTGCCAAGGGACTGCGAAGACTTCGGAAAAGACCTACTCCAGTTTGGCAGGATGAATACTTTGACCGGATCGTTAGAGATGATGCAGATCTGATGGAGAAAGCAGAATATATTCTTGGCAACCCGTTGAAACGATGGCCCGACATTGAAGAATATCCCTGGTCGTGGTTTGGATCGTAGAAAGTCTGATACCAACGCGGCATCAAACAGTTGACAAAACTAGACAAGGAATGATGGGGCGTGCGGCCCGCCTGCCTGCAAGAGACAGGCAAGATGCCTGTCCCACCGGGACCTTGGCGCCACTTGTTCGAAAGCGAATCAGCATGAGGCAGCGACAAAGAATTGGTAGGTCACTCTAAACCAATGATCCTGAGTGATCGGATCATTCATCCCCATCGAAACAAGCCTGCACTTCTGAGAAAGCCCTACTAAACTCTGCTTCCGTGAGCTTCCCGGACTCCCAAAGTTCAAGAGCGGCGGTCAAGTCCGGCCGGTTAAGTTTCCGGCAGATGCCTTCAATCATTATGGCGTCGAGATTGTACTTGGCCATGAGATGCTGAGCGCTCGATCCGCACCTGAGGTCGGCGAGAAAGTCCCTCAAATCAATTTTTCTCCTGCCCATGATAATCCCCCCTCAAGGGGTAAACAAATGCAATTCCCTTGAAAACCAATAAGTGAAACGTATACCCGCAATAATTGCGTATCCCTTTCTTAATGGAGTCTACGCGTTATTGAATGTGATGCGTATCGCGGCGGAAAGTTTCAAGGCTGGGGCGCGACATATATTTTCTTTAGGGTGAGACACTGCTTTTGTGGGCCAGGCTTTCCAGCCTGCCTGTTCTGAGATCCCAATGATGGCAGGCTGGAAAGCCTGACCCACGAATCATTGACATCACCACGGAGGATACTTATCCATCCCATACTGAATTCTTACGGCCGAGGACACTTCTCGTTGACTTGCTGCCATGTCCGGGTAAAACTAATAGGATTCAGACAATTCAACCAGGGTGCGAGGTTTTATGCAGCAAAAAGAACCAGTGGACATCATAACAGATATTATGGCCTTGACGAGCTATGGCAACACAAAGAACATAATGCTGATGGCCGTGGAAACGGGAGGCCCGTTTGATGAAGCTGCCTTCAAATTGGCCGTGAATAAAGGGGCCTCGATTTGTCGCAATTATAAGAGCGTCCTGCGTGAAATACACGAAGGGCGGGCGTTCTACCTTACCCGCGATTACAAACAGGACCTGGACATCCCTATTTTCTCGACCCCCCTTAGGGTTTCAACTGATTCGCCTACAACCTTCGACGATGTTGTGTCACACCTGACCCCGGCCCTCGACAAGCAGTGGGACCATTGGAACGTGCCTCCCCTGGAAGTTCATATCCTGAATATTGGTCACAACCATCGCGTTCTGACGTTCCTAGCGCATCATGTGGCCGGTGATGCGGCTATGGTGGTCAAGGTCGTCAGCGAGATTTTGGGGCAGTACCATAACATGACCACTGGCGAGACCCCTTCCTGGGCCACACCTCGTTACGTGCTTTCAACGTCGAGGAAAAAAGCATCAAGCCCCAGGAAAGCGGGCTGGAAAGGCCTTTGGTCGCAGCTAAAGCGAGACTTGGCCTACCGCAAAAGAAAGCCCCAAAAACCCCAGGGGAACGGCAGGAAGGGCGATCCGAGAGAATGGCAGGTGCAAAGGCTTGTGTCTACGGAGGACACCGACCGAATTCTCAAGGGCCTTTCAACAAGCGGGCTTCACGTAGTGGACCATCTGGTGGCATGTGCCAATATTTCCTTGGACAAATGGAACGCGGCGCGGCAGGTTGCACCGGGCTTTGCTTCGAGTGTCATGACTGTCAATATGCGGGAACGGTTTGGTGGAGCAGAGGAAAAAAACTACAGTTCCGCCATCTTCTTTAACTCTCCGCCTGAGCAGAGAAGCGATTATCCGGAATTTGTGCGCTCGGTGGCTCAAGCCCGCCTCAGACAGCTCGGCAGGCAGGCCGATTTGAGCTTGCGGAAGTCCATAGCAAGGGGCGCCAAGTTCTTTTCGCTGTTTCCTCTCGGAATTCGGCGCACGGTAGCCCGCACCTTTATGGAATTTCAACGATATTCCGTCGCTGTTGGATTCCTGGGGGTTGTCTGGCCGGAATTCAAGGATGAAAAAATGGGCCCGGATTCCTGCTTGAAAAAACTCGGCGATGCAAACGTTTTCGACGTTTATGGCACAGGATACAAACTTGCGGGAAATGCGTACATAAATCTGTATGCCTTCATCTATTGCAGACAACTACACCTGGTGCTTTCCTCAGCCGCCGACCTGTTAACTAAGGAAGAGTGCGACACGTTCGCAGATATTATTTTGGAATCCGTCTTTCATGCTGCGCGTCAGGAACACAAGGATTGCGAGAACTGATGTTCGGGTGCCGTTGAGACCACCCGCCTAATCTCACCGCATCATACCTATTTGTAAACATCCAGCCGCATAGCACAGGGCTTTGCCGTCGGCCCCCATAGGGGGCAGTGTGGTTGAATTCAGGTGCCCTCCCTTGATTCGGTAGAAGCTGCCGTCATTCCGGCGAAAGCCGGAATCCAGTCCCGCGATGAACGCGGGATGGTCCCCGGCGTTCGCCGGTGACGATCACCCTGCGGCGTGACTGATGGGACTCTCCTTAAGCCAGTCCCGCGTTTTGAGCGGGACAAAGACCAGTTGCCCCGGATAACTGAAAGATCACGGTCCGGCAAATTAATAGATTTACATTTAGCCTATATTTATGGTAAGATATGCAAAGTTTTAGATCTCATCTTGGAAATAATTGAGATAACTACTTGATGTCGTTCAAATATATTACAAAACGGATGACCCTGGCCGCAACGGCCTGCCTCTGCGCCCTCCTGCTCGTCCCAGGCTGTATCGGACTGATACCGTCTCCTTTCAATCCATCGCCCGGGCCGCAGAAGAGTCCTCAGCTCAACGACCTGGCAGAGGCGTTTGATATCGTTTGCCGGAACTACCGCCTGGGACCCGGTGACGAACTCACCCTTCTGTTTCTGACTGAATGGAACATACCTACCGGCACCTACAAGCTCGACACTTTGGACAAGATCTCGATCAAGTTCATCCTTGACCCTCAGTTGAATGAAGATGTGACCATTCGTCCGGACGGCATGATAACCCTTCAGGCTATCGGTGAAATCCAGGCAGCAGGTCTCACTCCGCAAGAGCTGGCCAAGAGGATAGAGCAGCGGTTCGTGGAGGCCAAGATCTTTAGCAAAGACGAATCGCGCGGAGACTTGAAAAACTATAGGCTCGTAACGGTCCACGTGCTCAATTTCTATGAAAAGATCAACAAGCTGGTTGGCGGTCTGACCACTCTAACGGGCGGCAGCCAAACCTCTTTCATAGTGAAGCCTGACGGCACCATTGATTTGCCTCTTTTGAAAGAAAGGATACTCTGCGCAGGACACACTGTCCCGGATGTGGAGAGAACCGTCAACAGGCTTTACAGGAACGGCACCCTTGAGCATGTAGTGGCATCCATGAAGCTCTCGGCAGCCAGATCCCGAAAGTTTTACGTTTTGGGTGAAGTTGGATCTCAGGGGGCATTCGACATTACTCAGCCCATCACGATTCTTCACGCGCTGGCCATGGCCGGGGGCCCCAGGCCAGATACTGCCGATCTGACAAGCGTAATTCTCGTTTCCAAGGACATCCACGGCAAGCCTATTGGGCGCCGGGTGGACCTGAAAAGAATTCTTGATGTGGGTGACATGGGCCAGGCGATTTT is a window of Desulfomonile tiedjei DNA encoding:
- a CDS encoding PAS domain-containing protein, with protein sequence MAKRATSPPPKAQSAAKKTKTAASPKKKAAKANLPVVRPAAKRPKKLRNAAVAESAANFPIVGVGASAGGLEAFQLLFNNMPPDTGMAFVLVQHLDPTRKSILVELIRRYTRMKVVEVEDGMKVTPDTVFVIPPNSYMATLNGKLHLFEPPAPTGHRMPIDFFFRSLAEDQKERAICVVLSGTGTEGTLGLRAVKGEGGMCMVQEPESAKYDGMPRSAISTGMVDYILPPDKMPRQLAAYVEHAFGPGRRKRVIRLPHAPDLLEKIFIAVRTRTGHDFSDYKRSAVLRRIQRRLAVHQLDNLKDYLSYVQNNPQESETLFREFLIGVTNFFRDPDAFEVLKNPLTSLLKKRGSGQPVRIWVPGCATGEEAYSIAMILREVMDKLKKNFAVQIFATDISATAVETARRAMYLGNISIDVPPERLKRFFVMEDNSYRVSKDIRDMIVFAVQDVTKDPPFSKIDLISCRNLLIYFEQELQKKVLWRFHYSLIQEGLLFLGGSESVDGLVNVFPAVDRKSKIFRHSYSPSRRVMIEFEVPPVIGVARSSREEAPAQVVEKISYREWVEKTMLENYSPAGVIVDEKSDIVYVHGRTGKYLEPASGQFRGNVVDMAREGLKLELAHAMRKAASEGNEVRCAGLRVKTNGVQQLINLVVKRIEEPPPMKGLLMVVFEDLRPETTEEEGGKTGAALRGRGRKRIQELEHELRSTREYLQTTIEELESSNEELKSTNEELQSSNEELQSTNEELETSKEELQSLNEELVTVNAELQQKIDELSEASGDMANLLASTGIGTIFLDINFNIRRFTPTIKKIINLIPTDVGRPVSHIASNLNYGDLVEDAENVLNTLVPKEAQVKAKDGKWHLMRIMPYRTLDDVIDGIVVTFTDITALKEMEQAAQCGREMSEAIVNTVHEPLLVLDEDLRVISANHWFYRSFQVTAKETEGKRLYDLGNRQWDIPALRDLLEKILPKKTVVEDFRVEHEFETIGKRVMLVNARCLEISPEFPQMILMALEDISEKKSNAASE
- a CDS encoding transposase, which encodes MKTPILTIYKRRLPHWRLDGSIYFITWRLAASQPPLQPEERNLVADAVKDFAGVRYDLLAYVVMDDHMHVLAAPIEKFSLEEIVHTWKSFTANRLQRNFGRTGRIWQNEYFDRIVRDEEELTAKVNYISQNPARRWPELEEYEWAWCDVSW
- a CDS encoding GAF domain-containing protein — translated: MKHRDDPEKKPATLREYAENKLHQTSALDVDPSNLSPEHMREVIHELQVHEIELRMQNEELLRAELELAEARDKYRDLFDSAPVGYFTLDPKGLIMEANIVGAGLLGADASSLIKQPLSRFVHEDDRNAYFMCFKRMAEDVDAESCDLRFVSLSGSVFDAHLDSLAVKTLEGRTSEVRIAASDITDRKRGEETLLRTTRALRTLSEFGRALARATDESSLLDAACRVIVQAGGYRMAWAGFAVDDRAKTVQPVAHAGFENGYLRAAGVTWDENKPSGQGPMGQAIRTGKSSILRDLSECPPLAAYWPETSKRGYVSLMALPLFVEGQVIGGLAVWSTNPDAFDGEEVDLLEQLAEDLSFGIGALRSRAKREETEEALALQAEELARSNLELKQFAYVASHDLQEPLRNLISCVQLLDKKFKDRLGSEADKYIGYAVDSAARMQALIEALLAYSRIGTLAKPFKLVDCQKVIESSLANLRTAISESQAVVTYDPLPRLTADEMQLTQLFQNLLGNAIKFRADKPPKIHVSAAEHEGEWVFSIEDNGIGFEKEYADRIFSIFQRLHTRTEYEGTGIGLAIAKKIVQRHGGRIWVESEYGKGSTFYFTIPAQAIDQ
- a CDS encoding transposase, which translates into the protein METPEFTTCRRKLPHWRMQGCVYFVTWRLAKPQPPLHPDEKTLVVDTIRHFDGLRYELLAYVVMDDHVHVLVLPLSTHALHQILHSWKSFTAKGLRRLRKRPTPVWQDEYFDRIVRDDADLMEKAEYILGNPLKRWPDIEEYPWSWFGS
- a CDS encoding polysaccharide biosynthesis/export family protein, which gives rise to MTLAATACLCALLLVPGCIGLIPSPFNPSPGPQKSPQLNDLAEAFDIVCRNYRLGPGDELTLLFLTEWNIPTGTYKLDTLDKISIKFILDPQLNEDVTIRPDGMITLQAIGEIQAAGLTPQELAKRIEQRFVEAKIFSKDESRGDLKNYRLVTVHVLNFYEKINKLVGGLTTLTGGSQTSFIVKPDGTIDLPLLKERILCAGHTVPDVERTVNRLYRNGTLEHVVASMKLSAARSRKFYVLGEVGSQGAFDITQPITILHALAMAGGPRPDTADLTSVILVSKDIHGKPIGRRVDLKRILDVGDMGQAILVKPYDVIFVPKTYIRDLRIFMDQYLSVVRDFVSLGDTLRPR